The following are encoded together in the Nocardioides thalensis genome:
- a CDS encoding DUF6421 family protein has protein sequence MSATIYGQTVVTAEDVQWQSLRGAVTALQGLQAADGSLEPGADRSRAAQLVATVCDAVEALSPALPHDAAYHAALVTDLRRWVEGGFGVPDFLDSLSAFHPSRDRADGRVHLVVFPMYTQNGTPDRRFEAVLVREVWPAWLAAIEAERYDNPMFVPIAFEDFTAGYDTHSAVLFPETVSVRETPSSYSWGAIFCDREAARFRQVSAASVELLGMDLPEDVRGLLDDQERCQEAFVLWDMVHDRTHSHGDLPFDPFMIRQRQPFWMYGLEELRCDLTAFKAAVGLEAEGLPQARDVQVAVLFDRLFRFPVTGSRTRNYDGLGGQLLFAYLHKHDVVRWTDNRLTIDFDRVAPVTQELCARIEKFYRDGIDRPKVVHWLAGHDLVSEFLPPHPGSRWARRDLDWDKLPRELVDDVMADEFPLSMFYEALAKKLRGVVEATKGVTGRIAS, from the coding sequence ATGAGCGCAACGATCTACGGCCAAACCGTCGTTACGGCGGAAGATGTTCAGTGGCAGAGCCTCCGAGGCGCCGTGACCGCTCTCCAGGGCCTGCAGGCCGCCGACGGCTCCCTCGAGCCCGGCGCCGACCGCTCCCGGGCCGCCCAGCTGGTGGCGACCGTCTGCGACGCGGTCGAGGCGCTCTCCCCCGCGCTCCCGCACGACGCGGCCTACCACGCAGCCCTCGTGACCGACCTGCGTCGCTGGGTCGAGGGCGGCTTCGGGGTGCCCGACTTCCTCGACTCGCTCTCCGCGTTCCACCCCAGCCGCGACCGCGCCGACGGCCGCGTCCACCTCGTCGTCTTCCCGATGTACACCCAGAACGGCACCCCCGACCGGCGGTTCGAGGCCGTGCTGGTGCGCGAGGTGTGGCCCGCCTGGCTCGCCGCGATCGAGGCCGAGCGCTACGACAACCCGATGTTCGTCCCGATCGCGTTCGAGGACTTCACCGCCGGCTACGACACCCACTCGGCAGTGCTGTTCCCCGAGACGGTGTCGGTGCGCGAGACGCCCTCGTCGTACTCCTGGGGCGCGATCTTCTGCGACCGCGAGGCGGCGCGCTTCCGGCAGGTGTCGGCCGCCTCGGTCGAGCTGCTCGGGATGGACCTGCCCGAGGACGTGCGGGGCCTGCTCGACGACCAGGAGCGCTGCCAGGAGGCGTTCGTGCTGTGGGACATGGTCCACGACCGCACCCACAGCCACGGCGACCTGCCGTTCGACCCGTTCATGATCCGCCAGCGCCAGCCGTTCTGGATGTACGGCCTCGAGGAGCTGCGCTGCGACCTGACCGCGTTCAAGGCCGCCGTCGGCCTCGAGGCCGAGGGCCTGCCCCAGGCTCGTGACGTGCAGGTGGCCGTGCTCTTCGACCGGCTCTTCCGGTTCCCCGTGACCGGGTCGCGCACGCGCAACTACGACGGTCTCGGCGGCCAGCTCCTCTTCGCCTACCTGCACAAGCACGACGTGGTCCGCTGGACCGACAACCGGCTCACGATCGACTTCGACCGGGTCGCGCCGGTGACCCAGGAGCTGTGCGCCCGGATCGAGAAGTTCTACCGCGACGGCATCGACCGGCCGAAGGTCGTGCACTGGCTGGCCGGGCACGACCTCGTCAGCGAGTTCCTGCCGCCGCACCCGGGCTCGCGGTGGGCGCGTCGCGACCTCGACTGGGACAAGCTGCCCCGCGAGCTCGTCGACGACGTGATGGCCGACGAGTTCCCGCTGTCGATGTTCTACGAGGCCCTCGCGAAGAAGCTGCGCGGGGTCGTTGAGGCGACCAAGGGTGTGACCGGCAGAATCGCTTCATGA
- a CDS encoding AsnC family transcriptional regulator has protein sequence MSQSSAGGVESTDRQILELLATDGRMSYTDLGKATGLSTSAVHQRVKRLEQRGLILGYGATVNHAEIGLPLTAFIAIRPIDPSQPDDAPGRLEGMPEIESCWSVAGEESYIIKVRTTSPVELEDLLARVRAAANVSTRTTIVLSTYYENRPVTG, from the coding sequence GTGAGCCAGAGCAGCGCAGGCGGTGTCGAGAGCACCGACCGCCAGATCCTCGAGCTGCTCGCGACCGACGGGCGGATGTCCTACACCGACCTCGGCAAGGCGACCGGCCTGTCCACCTCCGCGGTGCACCAGCGGGTCAAGCGCCTCGAGCAGCGCGGCCTGATCCTCGGCTACGGCGCCACGGTCAACCACGCGGAGATCGGGCTCCCCCTCACCGCGTTCATCGCGATCCGGCCGATCGACCCCTCCCAGCCCGACGACGCGCCGGGGCGCCTCGAGGGCATGCCCGAGATCGAGTCGTGCTGGTCGGTGGCGGGCGAGGAGTCCTACATCATCAAGGTCCGCACGACCTCACCCGTCGAGCTGGAGGACCTGCTCGCCCGCGTCCGCGCGGCCGCGAACGTGTCGACCCGCACGACGATCGTGCTCTCGACGTACTACGAGAACCGACCGGTCACGGGCTGA
- a CDS encoding threonine aldolase family protein: MTIQRRHDPERRLFASDNYAGAHPEVLEAIAAANGGHQTSYGDDAYTQALGDLFAPHFGEGVAAYPVFNGTGANVVALSAAADRWGAVVCSDVAHIHTDEAGAPEKVAGLKLYPVAAPDGKLTPELVARAAWGFDDEHRAKPQVLSITQSTELGTVYTPAEVSALAEHAHGLGMAVHMDGARVANAAASLGVPVREFTTDAGVDLLSFGGTKNGMLYGECVLALNPDLDRGLLRIRKHSMQLTSKMRFVSAQIEALLTDDLWLRSAAHANAMAARLAEKAAAVPGISLEHPVQANGVFARLPVEVANAAREAGYLFYDWTPDGQVVRWMCSFDTTEDDVDGFVEALADASKRLSP, from the coding sequence ATGACGATCCAGCGACGGCACGACCCGGAGCGGCGCCTCTTCGCGTCCGACAACTACGCAGGAGCGCACCCGGAGGTCCTCGAGGCGATCGCCGCCGCCAACGGCGGCCACCAGACGTCGTACGGCGACGACGCCTACACGCAGGCGCTGGGCGACCTGTTCGCCCCGCACTTCGGCGAGGGCGTCGCGGCGTACCCCGTGTTCAACGGCACCGGCGCCAACGTGGTGGCCCTGAGCGCCGCCGCCGACCGCTGGGGGGCTGTGGTGTGCTCCGACGTGGCCCACATCCACACCGACGAGGCGGGGGCCCCCGAGAAGGTCGCCGGCCTCAAGCTCTACCCGGTCGCGGCGCCGGACGGGAAGCTGACGCCCGAGCTCGTCGCGCGTGCGGCGTGGGGCTTCGACGACGAGCACCGCGCCAAGCCGCAGGTCCTGTCGATCACGCAGTCGACCGAGCTCGGGACCGTCTACACGCCGGCCGAGGTGTCGGCGCTCGCCGAGCACGCCCACGGCCTCGGCATGGCCGTGCACATGGACGGCGCCCGGGTCGCCAACGCCGCCGCCTCGCTCGGCGTGCCCGTCCGTGAGTTCACGACCGACGCCGGCGTCGACCTGCTGTCGTTCGGCGGCACCAAGAACGGGATGCTGTACGGCGAGTGCGTGCTCGCGCTCAACCCCGACCTCGACCGTGGGCTGCTGCGCATCCGCAAGCACAGCATGCAGCTCACCTCGAAGATGCGCTTCGTCTCGGCCCAGATCGAGGCGCTGCTGACCGACGACCTGTGGCTGCGCTCGGCCGCCCACGCCAACGCCATGGCGGCCCGCTTGGCCGAGAAGGCCGCAGCGGTGCCGGGCATCTCGCTCGAGCACCCGGTCCAGGCCAACGGCGTGTTCGCCCGGCTCCCCGTCGAGGTCGCCAACGCCGCCCGCGAGGCCGGCTACCTGTTCTACGACTGGACGCCCGACGGCCAGGTGGTGCGGTGGATGTGCTCGTTCGACACCACCGAGGACGACGTCGACGGCTTCGTCGAGGCGCTGGCCGACGCCAGCAAGCGGCTCAGCCCGTGA
- a CDS encoding polyprenol monophosphomannose synthase, whose amino-acid sequence MVVPTYNEADNLAWIVNRVRQAQPALDVLVVDDNSPDGTGDIADALASADEHVHVLHRAGKGGLGAAYLAGFAWALEAGYDVIGEMDADGSHQPEQLGRLLAGLVDADLVIGSRWVPGGSVVNWPWQREVLSRGGNLYVRLLLGISVRDATAGFRLFRRSTLEAIRLEEVRSTGYVFQTDLVSRTLHAGLRVREVPIEFVERVRGDSKMSGQVAIESLKRITQWGLRERWERARCRASRSQSRAMIEV is encoded by the coding sequence ATGGTGGTCCCGACCTACAACGAGGCCGACAACCTGGCCTGGATCGTCAACCGGGTGCGGCAGGCCCAGCCCGCGCTCGACGTGCTCGTCGTGGACGACAACTCACCCGACGGCACCGGCGACATCGCCGACGCGCTCGCCTCCGCCGACGAGCACGTGCACGTCCTGCACCGGGCCGGCAAGGGCGGGCTGGGGGCGGCGTACCTCGCGGGCTTCGCGTGGGCCCTGGAGGCCGGCTACGACGTCATCGGGGAGATGGACGCCGACGGCTCCCACCAGCCCGAGCAGCTCGGCCGGCTGCTCGCCGGCCTCGTCGACGCCGACCTGGTCATCGGGTCGCGCTGGGTGCCCGGCGGGTCGGTCGTGAACTGGCCGTGGCAGCGCGAGGTGCTGTCCCGCGGCGGCAACCTCTACGTGCGGCTGCTCCTCGGCATCTCGGTGCGCGACGCCACCGCGGGCTTCCGCCTGTTCCGACGGAGCACGCTGGAGGCGATCCGGCTCGAGGAGGTGCGCTCCACCGGCTACGTGTTCCAGACCGACCTCGTGTCGCGCACCCTGCACGCCGGGTTGCGGGTGCGCGAGGTGCCGATCGAGTTCGTCGAGCGGGTGCGCGGCGACTCCAAGATGAGCGGCCAGGTGGCGATCGAGTCGCTCAAGCGGATCACGCAGTGGGGACTGCGCGAGCGGTGGGAGCGGGCCAGGTGCCGGGCCTCCCGCAGCCAGTCCCGTGCCATGATCGAGGTGTGA
- a CDS encoding FxsA family protein: MSSRGRRWAAVLAVAFIVVPLLELYVLIQVGQVIGPWWTILLLVLDSILGGWLIRREGSRAWRALRAAVEQGKLPARELADGVLVVLGGALMLSPGFVTDAFGILLILPVTRPVFRRLLTSYAASRVVVRTHGRPGPTAGDGSVVRGEVVDER, from the coding sequence GTGAGTAGTCGCGGGAGGCGATGGGCGGCCGTGCTGGCCGTCGCGTTCATCGTCGTGCCGCTGCTGGAGCTCTACGTCCTCATCCAGGTCGGCCAGGTCATCGGGCCGTGGTGGACGATCCTGCTGCTCGTGCTCGACAGCATCCTCGGCGGCTGGCTGATCCGCCGCGAGGGCAGTCGCGCGTGGCGCGCCCTCCGGGCAGCCGTCGAGCAGGGCAAGCTCCCGGCACGGGAGCTCGCGGACGGCGTCCTCGTCGTGCTCGGCGGCGCGCTGATGCTGAGCCCGGGCTTCGTCACCGACGCGTTCGGGATCCTGCTGATCCTCCCGGTCACGCGGCCGGTCTTCCGCAGGCTGCTGACGTCGTACGCCGCCTCGCGCGTGGTGGTCCGGACACACGGACGCCCCGGGCCGACGGCGGGGGACGGTTCCGTGGTCCGGGGCGAAGTGGTCGACGAGCGCTAG
- a CDS encoding 5'-3' exonuclease encodes MLLDTASMYFRAFFGSPEILSPDGTNVNAVRGLLGYISSLVEQYRPSHLVCCWDDDWRPAWRVELLPTYKAHRVVAEVPSGPDVEEVPDPLEAQVPIMREVLAAFGIPVVGAPGYEADDVIGTLATGAGMPVDVVTGDRDLFQLVDDAAGVRILYIGKGVGRHERVDEAWVLAKYAVAASQYADFATLRGDPSDGLPGVKGVGEKTAATLLQRFGDLPGLVAAADDPTSDLAPGPRLKIKEAADYLLVAPRVVAVARDLDLPRGDALALPSAPADPDALEELTERWGLGSPVERLVKTLAG; translated from the coding sequence ATGCTGCTGGACACCGCCTCCATGTACTTCCGCGCCTTCTTCGGGTCCCCCGAGATCCTCTCCCCCGACGGCACCAACGTGAACGCCGTCCGAGGACTGCTGGGCTACATCTCCTCCCTCGTCGAGCAGTACCGCCCCAGCCACCTCGTGTGCTGCTGGGACGACGACTGGCGCCCCGCCTGGCGCGTGGAGCTGCTCCCGACCTACAAGGCGCACCGCGTCGTCGCGGAGGTCCCCTCGGGACCGGACGTCGAGGAGGTGCCCGACCCGCTGGAGGCCCAGGTCCCGATCATGCGCGAGGTGCTCGCGGCGTTCGGGATACCCGTGGTCGGCGCGCCCGGCTACGAGGCCGACGACGTGATCGGCACGCTGGCCACCGGCGCCGGCATGCCCGTCGACGTCGTGACCGGCGACCGCGACCTCTTCCAGCTCGTCGACGACGCCGCGGGCGTCCGGATCCTCTACATCGGCAAGGGCGTCGGCCGGCATGAGCGCGTCGACGAGGCCTGGGTGCTCGCGAAGTACGCCGTGGCCGCGTCGCAGTACGCCGACTTCGCCACCCTGCGCGGCGACCCGTCCGACGGCCTGCCCGGCGTGAAGGGCGTCGGCGAGAAGACCGCTGCGACGCTGCTCCAGCGGTTCGGCGACCTGCCCGGCCTGGTCGCCGCCGCCGACGACCCGACGAGCGACCTGGCGCCCGGGCCGCGGCTGAAGATCAAGGAGGCCGCCGACTACCTGCTCGTGGCTCCGAGGGTGGTCGCGGTCGCGCGCGACCTGGACCTGCCGCGCGGCGACGCGCTGGCGCTGCCGTCCGCCCCGGCCGACCCGGACGCGCTCGAGGAGCTCACGGAGCGGTGGGGGCTGGGGTCGCCGGTGGAGCGGCTGGTGAAGACGCTGGCGGGCTAA
- a CDS encoding DEAD/DEAH box helicase, which translates to MTDASPAERYASYRRDKEHPVLRDFVAGYEFDLDEFQVDACREIEDGRGVLVAAPTGSGKTVVGEFAVHLALETGRKAFYTTPIKALSNQKYADLVARYGADRVGLLTGDTSVNGEAPVVVMTTEVLRNMLYAGSRTLVDLGFVVMDEVHYLADRSRGAVWEEVIIHLPESVSVVSLSATVSNAEEFGEWLETVRGETTTIVAERRPVPLYQHVMVGRRLLDLFASSDVDAAAGFVREGAPVNDELMRIARDDWASSRLMRDRRSPRKGKPGSSKNPRSVGNGRRVWIPSRVDVIDRLERERLLPAIVFIFSRAGCDAAVQQCLDANLRLNTAEQRDEVVAYVEEQLGSLPNADLNVLGYHEFLDALSRGVAAHHAGMLPAFKEVVEVLYLRGLVKVVFATETLALGINMPARTVVLEKLSKWNGETHADITPGEYTQLTGRAGRRGLDVEGHAVVLWQPGMNPREVAGLASTRTYPLRSSFRPSYNMAVNLVHQFGRHRARELLEQSFAQFQADRAVVGLARQLRKAEEALEGYVEAATCHLGDFMEYAALRRRISDLEKEASRARRADRRADAAMSLEKLRPGDVIVVPAGKYAGPAVVLDPGLSEHGHRPQVVTSERQARRLALPDFPTPVEPVAKVRVPKKFDARNAGQRRQLADAVKNAVHALPLSVTHPRGGKAELDDGTAAEVGRLRAQLKAHPCHGCSDREDHARWAERWFKLGRDSQVLARRIERRTNTVARQFDRVCEVLEALGYLAGEGEDVHVTDRGRGLMRIYSELDLVAAEALRSGLWDDLSPSQLGAVLSVLVYEARRPDEAPPSVPGGAVATAIDAMHRLWAQLEQLERDHHLDFLRRPDAGFAWTAYRWAEGDDLDGLLTRADLTAGDFVRQMKQLVDFAGQIADAGAGTPVRKTARELIELIRRGIVLPG; encoded by the coding sequence TGCACCTCGCGCTGGAGACCGGCCGCAAGGCGTTCTACACGACGCCGATCAAGGCGCTGTCCAACCAGAAGTACGCCGACCTGGTCGCCCGCTACGGAGCGGACCGGGTCGGCCTGCTCACCGGTGACACCAGCGTCAACGGCGAGGCCCCGGTGGTCGTGATGACCACCGAGGTGCTGCGCAACATGCTCTACGCCGGCTCCCGCACGCTCGTCGACCTCGGGTTCGTCGTGATGGACGAGGTGCACTACCTCGCCGACCGGTCCCGCGGCGCGGTCTGGGAGGAGGTCATCATCCACCTCCCCGAGTCGGTGTCGGTGGTCTCCCTGTCCGCCACCGTCTCCAACGCCGAGGAGTTCGGCGAGTGGCTCGAGACCGTGCGCGGCGAGACGACGACGATCGTCGCGGAGCGCCGCCCGGTTCCGCTCTACCAGCACGTGATGGTCGGCCGCCGTCTCCTCGACCTGTTCGCGTCCTCCGACGTCGACGCGGCCGCGGGCTTCGTGCGCGAGGGAGCGCCCGTCAACGACGAGCTGATGCGGATCGCCCGCGACGATTGGGCGAGCAGCCGGCTGATGCGCGACCGGCGCTCGCCGCGCAAGGGCAAGCCCGGGTCGTCGAAGAACCCGCGCTCGGTCGGCAACGGCCGCCGGGTCTGGATCCCCAGCCGGGTCGACGTGATCGACCGCCTGGAGCGCGAGCGACTGCTGCCGGCGATCGTGTTCATCTTCAGCCGTGCAGGCTGCGACGCGGCCGTCCAGCAGTGCCTCGACGCCAACCTGCGCCTCAACACGGCCGAGCAGCGCGACGAGGTCGTCGCCTACGTCGAGGAGCAGCTCGGCTCACTGCCCAACGCCGATCTCAACGTGCTCGGCTACCACGAGTTCCTCGACGCGCTCTCCCGCGGCGTCGCCGCGCACCACGCCGGGATGCTGCCGGCGTTCAAGGAGGTCGTGGAGGTGCTCTACCTCCGCGGGCTGGTCAAGGTCGTGTTCGCGACCGAGACCCTCGCGCTCGGCATCAACATGCCGGCGCGCACCGTCGTGCTCGAGAAGCTCTCGAAGTGGAACGGCGAGACCCACGCCGACATCACGCCGGGGGAGTACACCCAGCTCACCGGGCGGGCCGGACGCCGCGGGCTCGATGTCGAGGGCCACGCCGTCGTGCTCTGGCAGCCGGGCATGAACCCGCGGGAGGTCGCGGGTCTCGCCTCGACGCGCACCTACCCGCTCCGGTCGTCGTTCCGGCCGTCCTACAACATGGCGGTCAACCTGGTGCACCAGTTCGGCCGGCACCGCGCTCGGGAGCTGCTCGAGCAGTCCTTCGCCCAGTTCCAGGCCGACCGGGCCGTCGTCGGTCTGGCCCGCCAGCTGCGCAAGGCCGAGGAAGCGCTCGAAGGGTACGTCGAGGCCGCCACGTGCCACCTGGGCGACTTCATGGAGTACGCCGCGCTGCGCCGCCGGATCAGCGACCTGGAGAAGGAGGCGAGCCGCGCCCGACGTGCCGACCGTCGCGCCGACGCCGCGATGTCGCTCGAGAAGCTGCGCCCGGGCGACGTGATCGTCGTCCCCGCCGGGAAGTACGCCGGTCCCGCGGTCGTGCTCGACCCGGGCCTCTCCGAGCACGGTCACCGGCCGCAGGTGGTCACCTCGGAGCGGCAGGCCCGCCGCCTGGCGCTGCCCGACTTCCCGACGCCGGTCGAGCCGGTCGCGAAGGTGCGGGTGCCCAAGAAGTTCGACGCTCGCAACGCCGGCCAGCGACGCCAGCTCGCCGACGCGGTCAAGAACGCCGTCCACGCGCTGCCGCTCTCCGTCACCCACCCGCGGGGCGGGAAGGCCGAGCTCGACGACGGCACGGCCGCGGAGGTCGGCAGGCTGCGTGCCCAGCTCAAGGCGCACCCCTGCCACGGCTGCTCCGACCGCGAGGACCACGCACGCTGGGCCGAGCGGTGGTTCAAGCTCGGCCGCGACAGCCAGGTGCTCGCGCGCCGGATCGAGCGCCGCACCAACACCGTGGCCCGCCAGTTCGACCGGGTCTGCGAGGTGCTCGAGGCGCTCGGCTACCTGGCCGGCGAGGGCGAGGACGTCCACGTCACCGATCGCGGCCGCGGCCTGATGCGCATCTACTCCGAGCTCGACCTGGTCGCCGCCGAGGCCCTGCGCAGCGGCCTCTGGGACGACCTGTCGCCCTCGCAGCTCGGCGCCGTGCTCTCCGTGCTCGTCTACGAGGCGCGGCGGCCCGACGAGGCGCCGCCGTCGGTGCCCGGCGGCGCGGTCGCCACCGCCATCGACGCGATGCACCGGCTGTGGGCCCAGCTCGAGCAGCTCGAGCGCGACCACCACCTCGACTTCCTCCGCCGCCCCGACGCCGGGTTCGCCTGGACGGCCTACCGGTGGGCCGAGGGCGACGACCTCGACGGCCTGCTCACGCGCGCCGACCTGACCGCCGGCGACTTCGTGCGCCAGATGAAGCAGCTGGTCGACTTCGCAGGGCAGATCGCCGACGCCGGCGCCGGTACGCCGGTCCGCAAGACCGCGCGGGAGCTGATCGAGCTGATCCGGCGGGGGATCGTGCTGCCGGGTTAG
- a CDS encoding RNA polymerase-binding protein RbpA, protein MAERTLRGARLGGQSFEDERGIEFAARQQVGYRCAQGHTFEITMSIEAEVPAVWECPRCGSEAVSTSGIEREEKVEKPQRTHWDMLLERRSEKELEEILTERLELLRGGEIGPAHLHRASTRKKKARA, encoded by the coding sequence ATGGCTGAGCGGACGTTGCGGGGAGCGCGGCTCGGAGGGCAGTCGTTCGAGGACGAGCGCGGCATCGAGTTCGCCGCCCGCCAGCAGGTCGGTTACCGGTGCGCCCAGGGGCACACCTTCGAGATCACCATGTCGATCGAGGCCGAGGTCCCGGCCGTGTGGGAGTGCCCGCGCTGCGGCAGCGAGGCCGTGAGCACGTCGGGCATCGAGCGCGAGGAGAAGGTCGAGAAGCCGCAGCGCACCCACTGGGACATGCTGCTGGAGCGCCGCTCCGAGAAGGAGCTCGAGGAGATCCTCACCGAGCGGCTCGAGCTGCTCCGCGGCGGCGAGATCGGCCCCGCCCATCTGCACCGCGCGAGCACGCGCAAGAAGAAGGCCCGGGCCTAG
- the lnt gene encoding apolipoprotein N-acyltransferase — translation MPLRLLLAIGSGLLLAASFEPLALPYLLPFGVAGFALATSGLRVRRAGLVGLVFGVAFYFTHIEWMRRSIGPDAWLALSTIESLFYGLLGLAVPLLRRLPAWPLWLAAAWTAMEGIRSTWPFSGMPWGRVSFAVVDTPVAPAAPYVGLTGLSFLVVLTGFLLATLVEAAQARTGWRAPALGLVAVVALLLVPTVRPYDVDTTGSVTVAAIQGNLPGPANNILWDHRQVTRNHVDRTVELAEDVAAGDVPAPDFVLWPENATAVDPFVDAEVNQGIREAVAAVGVPVVVGGLADDGTEHVLNQGIVWDPESGPGDRYTKQHPVPYGEYIPFRDIWNPEFGQLALISRDMKSGTRTSPLRVAGIEIADAICFDVAYDDVARDQIREGAQLLTVQTSNASFIFTNQIEQQFAITRLRAMESARWLVVASPNGRSGVIAPDGTVVATADPRTAATLVEEVGLVDQVSPAVRLGALPGRMFTVLSVIGLVYGAIAYRRRRDHAGSLAPAGGPADEEAHVD, via the coding sequence GTGCCGCTCCGCCTCCTCCTCGCGATCGGCAGCGGACTCCTCCTCGCCGCCTCGTTCGAGCCGCTGGCGCTGCCCTACCTGCTGCCGTTCGGCGTCGCGGGCTTCGCGCTCGCGACCAGCGGGCTCCGCGTCCGCCGGGCCGGGCTGGTCGGGCTGGTCTTCGGCGTCGCGTTCTACTTCACGCACATCGAGTGGATGCGCCGCTCGATCGGCCCGGACGCCTGGCTGGCCCTGTCGACGATCGAGTCGCTGTTCTACGGCCTGCTCGGCCTCGCCGTGCCGCTCCTGCGGCGGCTGCCGGCCTGGCCGCTCTGGCTCGCCGCCGCGTGGACCGCGATGGAGGGCATCCGGAGCACCTGGCCGTTCAGCGGCATGCCGTGGGGGCGGGTGTCCTTCGCCGTCGTCGACACCCCGGTCGCCCCGGCGGCGCCGTACGTCGGGCTCACCGGGCTGTCGTTCCTGGTCGTGCTGACGGGCTTCCTGCTCGCGACGCTCGTCGAGGCCGCGCAGGCCCGGACGGGCTGGCGGGCGCCGGCGCTCGGGCTGGTGGCGGTCGTCGCGCTGCTCCTGGTGCCGACCGTCCGTCCCTACGACGTCGACACGACCGGCTCGGTGACCGTCGCCGCGATCCAGGGCAACCTGCCGGGCCCGGCCAACAACATCCTGTGGGACCACCGACAGGTCACCCGCAACCACGTCGACCGCACGGTCGAGCTCGCCGAGGACGTCGCCGCGGGTGACGTCCCGGCACCGGACTTCGTGCTCTGGCCCGAGAACGCCACCGCCGTCGACCCGTTCGTCGACGCCGAGGTCAACCAGGGCATCCGGGAGGCGGTCGCGGCGGTCGGCGTGCCCGTGGTCGTGGGCGGGCTCGCCGACGACGGCACCGAGCACGTGCTCAACCAGGGCATCGTGTGGGACCCCGAGAGCGGGCCGGGGGACCGCTACACCAAGCAGCACCCGGTGCCCTACGGCGAGTACATCCCGTTCCGGGACATCTGGAACCCCGAGTTCGGGCAGCTCGCGCTGATCAGCCGCGACATGAAGAGCGGCACCCGCACCAGCCCGTTGCGCGTCGCCGGCATCGAGATCGCGGACGCCATCTGCTTCGACGTCGCCTACGACGACGTGGCGCGCGACCAGATCCGGGAGGGCGCGCAGCTGCTGACCGTCCAGACGAGCAACGCCAGCTTCATCTTCACCAACCAGATCGAGCAGCAGTTCGCCATCACCCGGCTGCGGGCGATGGAGTCCGCCCGGTGGCTCGTGGTCGCCTCGCCCAACGGGCGCTCCGGCGTGATCGCGCCCGACGGCACCGTGGTCGCGACGGCCGACCCGCGCACCGCGGCGACGCTCGTCGAGGAGGTCGGGCTCGTCGACCAGGTGTCGCCGGCGGTCCGCCTCGGGGCGCTGCCGGGGCGGATGTTCACCGTCCTGTCGGTCATCGGTCTCGTGTACGGCGCGATCGCGTACCGTCGAAGGCGGGATCATGCCGGGTCGCTCGCGCCCGCGGGCGGTCCCGCGGACGAAGAGGCACACGTTGACTGA